From the Flavimarina sp. Hel_I_48 genome, one window contains:
- a CDS encoding DUF4301 family protein, producing MNFTEEDIKEIEAHGLTKEKVQEQVSIFKNGVPTVQLIAAATVGDGIQKLNEDKEVDFIELYEHIDKDKELLKFIPASGAATRMFKTIYQFLEEYDPKEEKLDEFLSRAKNGEMRIFFDNLKNFPFYDKISELIQDKYDKEAIESDDEAKVAFVKKMMDEDGPNFGNLPKGLLPFHNYESYMVTAFEEHLYEAAAYAENRNHANLHFTVSPEHEKAFKEQFENIHAAVSSDTEVNFEVTYSFQKPQTDTVAVTEDNEIYRKPNGKMLFRPGGHGALIENLNDVDADVIFIKNIDNVLTKDNILTLSRNKKILAGLLLELQAQAFKFTKSLKEGDLDESGVREIAQFLERDFSIKLSDTFATLGIDEKKDQLLELLDRPLRVCGMVKNEGEPGGGPFWVADKKGTASLQIIESAQIEKDDKKQQEIFQNSTHFNPVDIVCSVRDYTGKKYNLTEYVDPDLAFIASKTTDGNNIKALELPGLWNGGMAFWNTIFVEVPLETFNPVKNVNDLLKPAHQVKKS from the coding sequence GTGAATTTTACAGAAGAAGACATTAAAGAGATTGAGGCTCACGGCCTCACAAAAGAAAAAGTACAGGAACAGGTTTCTATCTTTAAAAATGGAGTGCCTACCGTACAGCTTATTGCCGCCGCCACCGTAGGGGATGGGATACAGAAACTCAATGAGGATAAAGAAGTCGATTTTATAGAGTTGTATGAACACATTGATAAGGACAAAGAGCTTCTTAAATTTATCCCGGCTTCTGGGGCTGCTACACGCATGTTCAAAACCATTTATCAATTTCTTGAGGAATATGATCCAAAAGAAGAAAAACTTGATGAATTCTTAAGCCGTGCAAAGAATGGCGAGATGCGCATTTTTTTCGACAATCTTAAAAATTTCCCTTTTTACGACAAAATCAGTGAGCTTATACAGGATAAGTATGATAAAGAAGCAATAGAAAGTGATGACGAGGCAAAGGTTGCTTTTGTTAAGAAAATGATGGACGAAGATGGTCCCAACTTTGGAAATCTTCCCAAAGGTCTTTTGCCTTTTCATAATTACGAATCCTATATGGTGACGGCTTTTGAAGAGCATTTATACGAGGCTGCCGCTTACGCGGAAAACAGAAACCATGCAAATCTTCATTTTACCGTTTCCCCAGAACATGAGAAAGCATTTAAAGAGCAATTTGAAAATATACATGCAGCGGTAAGCAGTGATACGGAAGTAAACTTTGAAGTAACCTATTCTTTTCAAAAACCTCAAACAGATACAGTAGCGGTTACCGAAGATAATGAGATTTATCGCAAACCTAACGGTAAGATGTTGTTCAGGCCAGGAGGGCACGGTGCGCTTATAGAAAACCTGAATGATGTGGATGCTGATGTTATTTTTATAAAGAACATTGACAATGTCCTGACTAAAGACAACATTCTAACACTGTCAAGAAATAAAAAAATACTTGCAGGTTTACTTTTGGAACTGCAAGCGCAGGCATTTAAATTCACCAAGTCACTTAAAGAAGGTGATCTTGATGAAAGCGGTGTACGCGAGATCGCTCAGTTTTTAGAACGGGACTTTAGTATAAAGTTGAGCGATACTTTTGCCACGTTGGGTATAGATGAAAAGAAAGATCAGCTACTGGAACTATTGGACAGGCCCTTAAGGGTTTGTGGAATGGTAAAAAACGAAGGTGAGCCCGGTGGTGGTCCATTTTGGGTTGCAGATAAAAAAGGAACCGCTTCCCTGCAGATTATTGAGAGTGCTCAGATTGAGAAGGACGATAAGAAGCAACAGGAGATTTTCCAGAATTCCACACACTTTAACCCAGTGGATATTGTTTGTAGCGTTCGGGATTATACAGGAAAAAAATACAATCTAACGGAGTATGTAGATCCAGATCTTGCCTTTATCGCAAGTAAAACGACAGATGGTAATAACATTAAAGCTTTAGAACTACCCGGACTTTGGAATGGTGGAATGGCTTTCTGGAATACCATTTTTGTTGAGGTTCCCCTGGAAACGTTCAATCCAGTCAAGAATGTCAATGATTTACTGAAACCCGCGCATCAGGTAAAGAAATCGTGA